A region from the Lycium barbarum isolate Lr01 chromosome 8, ASM1917538v2, whole genome shotgun sequence genome encodes:
- the LOC132607100 gene encoding L-type lectin-domain containing receptor kinase VIII.1-like codes for MRSNLASFPSTILVWLIILSCFCKSTFANTEFDFGTLTLSSLKLLGDAHLGNNTVMLTRDLAVPNSGAGKVLYSKPIRFRQPGIDFPASFSTFFSFSVSNLNPSSIGGGLAFVLTPGDELVGDAGGYMGILDAKGTQIGTIAVEFDTLMDVEFKDINGNHVGLDLNSMVSTQVGDLESIGVDLKSGDLVNSWIEYSGSNGEMNIFVSYSNLKPKEPFLSVSINIAEYVNDFMFVGFSGSTQGSTEIHNIEWWSFSSSFDVSPKSLAAVPPPPTASLMNPTASSAKSPPPSLGPSESNSSTNVFQDKSSGKCHNNFCKQGPGAVVGVVTAGAFFLAFATLVLIWLYSKKFKRVKNSEVLASDVIKMPKEFSYKELKLATKGFNSTRIIGHGAFGTVYKGILSDTGGIIAVKRCSHNGQGKAEFLSELSIIGTLRHRNLVRLQGWCHEKGEILLVYDLMPNGSLDKALFESRMVLPWSHRRKILQGVASALAYLHQECENQVIHRDIKSSNIMLDEGFNARLGDFGLARQVEHDKSPDATVAAGTMGYLAPEYLLTGRATEKTDVFSYGAVVLEVASGRRPIERETTRIEKVGVNNNLVEWVWGLHREGNLLNAADSRLCGEFSEQEMRRVLMVGLTCSHPDPMARPTMRTVVQMLEGEAEIPIVPRTRPSMSFSTSHLLMTLQDSVSDLNGLITLSPSSSENSFTGGGNGIDLV; via the coding sequence ATGAGATCAAATCTTGCAAGTTTTCCCAGTACCATTCTTGTATGGTTGATCATATTATCCTGTTTTTGCAAGTCAACATTTGCCAACACTGAGTTTGACTTTGGAACATTAACACTTAGTAGCCTAAAGCTTCTTGGTGATGCACATTTGGGTAACAACACTGTGATGTTAACACGTGACTTAGCAGTACCAAATTCTGGTGCTGGAAAAGTCTTATATTCAAAACCAATAAGATTCAGGCAACCAGGGATTGATTTTCCAGCAAGTTTCTCaacatttttctcattttcagtGAGTAATTTGAATCCATCATCTATTGGTGGTGGTCTTGCATTTGTACTAACACCAGGTGATGAATTAGTCGGTGATGCTGGTGGATATATGGGAATCTTGGATGCTAAAGGGACACAAATTGGTACAATTGCTGTTGAATTTGATACACTTATGGATGTTGAGTTTAAAGATATTAATGGAAATCACGTTGGTTTGGATTTGAATTCAATGGTTTCAACTCAAGTTGGTGATTTGGAATCTATTGGTGTTGATTTAAAGAGTGGTGATTTGGTTAATTCTTGGATTGAATATTCTGGTTCTAATGGAGAGATGAATATATTTGTGTCTTATTCTAATCTTAAGCCAAAAGAACCATTTTTATCAGTTAGTATTAATATTGCTGAGTATGTTAATGATTTCATGTTTGTTGGTTTTTCTGGTTCAACTCAAGGGAGTACTGAGATTCATAATATTGAATGGTGGAGTTTCAGTTCATCATTTGATGTTAGTCCTAAGTCGTTGGCAGCAGTGCCACCGCCGCCAACGGCTAGTTTGATGAACCCAACGGCGAGTTCTGCCAAGTCGCCGCCACCTTCGTTGGGTCCATCAGAGTCTAATAGTAGTACTAATGTATTCCAAGATAAGAGCAGTGGGAAATGTCATAACAATTTTTGCAAACAAGGTCCTGGTGCTGTTGTTGGTGTGGTAACTGCTGGTGCATTTTTTCTTGCATTTGCTACATTGGTGCTTATTTGGTTATACTCGAAAAAGTTCAAGAGAGTGAAAAATTCTGAAGTTTTGGCATCTGATGTTATCAAAATGCCTAAGGAGTTTAGCTACAAAGAGCTTAAATTGGCTACAAAAGGTTTCAATTCGACGAGAATTATAGGCCATGGTGCATTTGGGACTGTTTACAAGGGCATTTTATCGGATACCGGTGGCATTATAGCAGTCAAGAGGTGTAGTCATAATGGACAAGGGAAAGCAGAGTTCTTATCTGAGTTATCTATAATTGGAACACTTAGGCATAGAAATCTTGTTAGGCTTCAAGGATGGTGCCATGAGAAAGGTGAAATTTTGTTGGTGTATGATTTGATGCCTAATGGGAGTCTTGATAAGGCGTTATTCGAATCAAGAATGGTTCTTCCATGGTCACATAGGCGAAAAATCTTGCAAGGTGTTGCTTCTGCTTTAGCATATTTGCATCAAGAATGCGAAAATCAAGTAATCCATAGGGACATTAAGTCAAGTAACATTATGTTGGATGAAGGGTTCAATGCAAGATTAGGAGATTTTGGATTAGCAAGGCAAGTTGAGCATGACAAGTCGCCTGACGCAACGGTAGCAGCCGGGACAATGGGCTACTTGGCTCCTGAGTACTTGTTAACGGGTAGAGCAACAGAAAAAACCGATGTGTTCAGCTACGGAGCGGTGGTTCTTGAAGTGGCAAGTGGAAGGAGGCCAATTGAGAGGGAAACAACTAGAATTGAGAAAGTTGGAGTGAATAACAACTTGGTTGAATGGGTTTGGGGGTTGCATAGAGAAGGGAATTTGCTAAATGCAGCTGATTCAAGACTTTGTGGTGAGTTTAGTGAACAAGAAATGAGAAGGGTTCTAATGGTTGGTTTAACTTGTTCACATCCTGACCCTATGGCTAGACCAACAATGAGAACTGTTGTCCAAATGTTGGAAGGTGAAGCTGAAATCCCTATTGTACCAAGGACTAGACCTTCTATGAGTTTTAGCACATCACATCTTTTAATGACTTTGCAAGATAGTGTTTCTGACTTGAATGGTTTGATCACACTTTCACCTTCATCATCTGAAAATAGCTTCACTGGTGGTGGCAATGGCATTGACTTGGTCTAG